The following proteins are encoded in a genomic region of Oncorhynchus keta strain PuntledgeMale-10-30-2019 chromosome 35, Oket_V2, whole genome shotgun sequence:
- the LOC118369146 gene encoding mitogen-activated protein kinase kinase kinase kinase 2-like isoform X1 yields the protein MSAGMDTTIGVSFLDPLNDYELIHRIGSGTYGDVFKARNIKSSAMAAIKIVKLDPGDDITSIQQEITMMKECKHKNIVAYFGSYHRNTKLWICMEYCGGGSLQDIYHVTGPLKEKQIAYICRETLQGLYHLHETSKMHRDIKGANILITERGDVKLADFGVAAEISASVAKRKSFIGTPYWMAPEVAAVEKKGGYNHLCDIWAVGITAIELAELQPPMFDLHPMRALMLMSKSSFQPPRLKDKTKWSAGFQSFVKMSLIKNPRKRPSSETLLQHPFVTQLLTRNLIIELLDMANNPDLHSTHGMDDNDMENVEAAPDKIQSAGKHLPVERTLSEEQFDQMKFGPPLRKVTEPYPDMQSSYEDDWDLSEDETESPSLLECVEEALQLRSLTIKRVPSTDGGKGGRKSGLFSPSTASLPAIGSFCPTLEDKDLTLRPSSTLGPDSTPNNSMSVLARCSATQDISRQWCSDPSVSEGSAVQAEKKTGGVASPSRETSLSPEWSTLRRKTEDSRADCHGLPPTPQVHMGACFSKVFNGCPLKIHCAVTWILPKTRDQYLILGAEEGVYTLNLNELHEDTLEKLLPQRCAWLYVMNNVLMSVSGKSSQLYSHSLMSLFEQRGHKQQKQSHLSLSTNRLTERINPSRKYAVTVKIPDTKSCRRCSVARNPYTDSTFLCGAVPSGLVLLLWYDPMQKFMQLKHIDIRLPDQLPIFELLVLVTDEFPQLCVGVRDCTAEKGKPPTNQQLKFDIVELNGTPNSSPESMPVGAGPGAVQATQLDRDTVLIALEKTVKIVTLQGLPSKELAFELVFDFPIETLICLQDSVLAFWKHGLKGRSLHTNEVTQEITDESRVFRVLGTNRDIVLQSTPTEDPSATSNLYILTGHESSY from the exons ATGTCTGCAGGCATGGATACTACTATTGGAGTCTCGTTTTTGGACCCGTTGAATGATTACGAGTTAATTCATCGTATTGGGAGTGGCACGTACGGAGATGTGTTCAAG GCTCGCAACATCAAGAGTTCGGCAATGGCAGCCATCAAAATAGTCAAACTGGATCCTG GTGATGACATCACATCCATCCAGCAGGAGATCACTATGATGAAGGAATGCAAGCACAAGAACATTGTGGCCTATTTCGGCAGCTATCACAG AAACACTAAATTGTGGATATGTATGGAGTACTGTGGAGGGGGGTCGTTACAAGACATTTACCACG TGACTGGGCCCTTAAAGGAGAAGCAGATAGCCTACATCTGCAGAGAAACCCTGCAG ggctTGTACCACCTGCACGAAACAAGTAAAATGCATAGAGACATAAAG gGAGCAAATATCCTTATCACAGAACGTGGAGATGTCAAACTGG CCGATTTTGGAGTTGCTGCAGAGATCAGTGCTTCTGTGGCCAAGAGGAAGTCTTTTATAGGAACTCCCTACTG GATGGCACCGGAGGTGGCAGCAGTGGAGAAAAAGGGCGGGTACAACCATCTGTGTGACATCTGGGCGGTGGGCATCACGGCCATCGAGCTGGCAGAGCTCCAGCCGCCCATGTTTGACCTCCACCCTATGAG AGCCTTGATGTTAATGTCGAAAAGCAGCTTCCAGCCACCCAGGCTCAAGGACAAGACCAAGTG gtCTGCGGGGTTCCAGAGCTTTGTGAAGATGTCCCTCATTAAGAACCCCAGGAAGAGACCGTCGTCCGAGACTTTACTGCAG CATCCGTTTGTGACCCAGCTACTGACTCGTAACCTGATCATTGAGCTGCTGGACATGGCCAACAACCCGGACCTCCACTCCACACACGGCATGGATGATAACGACATGGAG AATGTAGAAGCTGCTCCTGATAAGATCCAGTCTGCAGGGAAACACCTGCCCGTGGAGAGGACTCTGTCTGAAGAGCAGT TTGACCAAATGAAGTTTGGGCCCCCGTTGAGGAAAGTCACAGAGCCTTATCCTGATATG CAAAGCTCGTATGAAGACGATTGGGACCTCTCAGAAGATGAAACTGAATCACC GAGCCTGTTAGAATGTGTGGAGGAAGCTCTGCAGCTGAG GAGCTTAACCATCAAAAGAGTGCCATCTACTGAC GGGGGTAAAGGTGGGAGGAAGAGTGGGTTGTTCAGCCCTTCCACAGCCTCCCTGCCTGCCATCGGCTCCTTCTGTCCCACCCTGGAGGACAAGGACCTCACCCTCCGCCCCAGCTCCACCCTGGGGCCCGACTCCACACCCAACAACTCCATGTCAG TCTTGGCCAGGTGTTCTGCTACCCAGGACATCAGCAGACAGTGGTGCAGTGACCCCAGTGTTTCTGAGGGGAGCGCCGTGCAGGCGGAGAAGAAGACAGGGGGAGTGGCCTCTCCGAGCAgggaaacctctctctctccagagtggAGCACACTGAGGAGAAAGACCGAGGACTCT AGAGCTGATTGTCATGGACTCCCTCCTACCCCTCAAGTCCAT ATGGGTGCCTGTTTCTCCAAAGTCTTCAATGGTTGCCCTCTGAAGATCCACTGCGCTGTGACCTGGATCCTCCCGAAAACCAGAG ATCAGTACCTTATTCTGGGTGCAGAGGAGGGTGTATATACTCTCAACCTCAACGAGCTCCACGAGGACACTCTGGAGAAG TTGCTCCCGCAGAGATGTGCCTGGCTGTATGTCATGAACAACGTTTTGATGTCCGTATCAG GGAAGTCTTCCCAGCTGTACTCCCACAGTCTGATGTCTCTGTTTGAACAGAGAGGTCACAAGCAGCAGAAACAGAGTCACCTGTCCCTCAGTACCAACCGCCTCACTGAGAGGATCAACCCCAg CAGGAAATATGCTGTAACTGTGAAGATACCAGACACTAAAAGCTGTCGAAGATGCAGTGTGG cAAGGAACCCATACACAGACAGCACGTTCCTGTGTGGGGCTGTACCATCAGGTCTGGTTCTACTCTTGTGGTATGACCCCATGCAGAAATTTATGCAGCTCAAG catATAGACATACGTCTACCAGATCAACTCCCTATCTTTGAGCTTCTGGTGTTAGTGACAGATGAGTTTCCACagttgtgtgttggtgtgagagactGCACTGCAGAGAAAGGGAAACCGCCAACCAACCAGCAACTGAAGTTTGATATCGTAGAGTTGAACGGCACACCAAACTCTTCACCAG AGAGTATGCCTGTCGGAGCCGGACCGGGAGCCGTGCAGGCGACACAGCTGGACAGAGACACGGTTCTCATTGCACTGGAGA AGACTGTGAAGATTGTCACCCTGCAAGGACTTCCTTCCAAGGAGCTGGCTTTTGAACTGGTCTTTGACTTCCCCATTGAAACACTAA TTTGTTTACAGGACAGTGTTCTGGCTTTCTGGAAGCATGGTCTTAAAGGGAGGAGTCTTCACACAAATGAG GTCACGCAGGAGATTACAGACGAAAGCAGAGTATTCCGGGTCTTGGGGACGAACAG GGATATTGTCCTTCAGAGTACCCCCACAGAGGACCCATCAGCAACGAGCAACCTCTATATCCTGACTGGCCATGAAAGCAGCTACTAA
- the LOC118369146 gene encoding mitogen-activated protein kinase kinase kinase kinase 2-like isoform X2, with protein sequence MSAGMDTTIGVSFLDPLNDYELIHRIGSGTYGDVFKARNIKSSAMAAIKIVKLDPGDDITSIQQEITMMKECKHKNIVAYFGSYHRNTKLWICMEYCGGGSLQDIYHVTGPLKEKQIAYICRETLQGLYHLHETSKMHRDIKGANILITERGDVKLADFGVAAEISASVAKRKSFIGTPYWMAPEVAAVEKKGGYNHLCDIWAVGITAIELAELQPPMFDLHPMRALMLMSKSSFQPPRLKDKTKWSAGFQSFVKMSLIKNPRKRPSSETLLQHPFVTQLLTRNLIIELLDMANNPDLHSTHGMDDNDMENVEAAPDKIQSAGKHLPVERTLSEEQFDQMKFGPPLRKVTEPYPDMQSSYEDDWDLSEDETESPSLLECVEEALQLRSLTIKRVPSTDGGKGGRKSGLFSPSTASLPAIGSFCPTLEDKDLTLRPSSTLGPDSTPNNSMSVLARCSATQDISRQWCSDPSVSEGSAVQAEKKTGGVASPSRETSLSPEWSTLRRKTEDSRADCHGLPPTPQVHMGACFSKVFNGCPLKIHCAVTWILPKTRDQYLILGAEEGVYTLNLNELHEDTLEKLLPQRCAWLYVMNNVLMSVSGKSSQLYSHSLMSLFEQRGHKQQKQSHLSLSTNRLTERINPRKYAVTVKIPDTKSCRRCSVARNPYTDSTFLCGAVPSGLVLLLWYDPMQKFMQLKHIDIRLPDQLPIFELLVLVTDEFPQLCVGVRDCTAEKGKPPTNQQLKFDIVELNGTPNSSPESMPVGAGPGAVQATQLDRDTVLIALEKTVKIVTLQGLPSKELAFELVFDFPIETLICLQDSVLAFWKHGLKGRSLHTNEVTQEITDESRVFRVLGTNRDIVLQSTPTEDPSATSNLYILTGHESSY encoded by the exons ATGTCTGCAGGCATGGATACTACTATTGGAGTCTCGTTTTTGGACCCGTTGAATGATTACGAGTTAATTCATCGTATTGGGAGTGGCACGTACGGAGATGTGTTCAAG GCTCGCAACATCAAGAGTTCGGCAATGGCAGCCATCAAAATAGTCAAACTGGATCCTG GTGATGACATCACATCCATCCAGCAGGAGATCACTATGATGAAGGAATGCAAGCACAAGAACATTGTGGCCTATTTCGGCAGCTATCACAG AAACACTAAATTGTGGATATGTATGGAGTACTGTGGAGGGGGGTCGTTACAAGACATTTACCACG TGACTGGGCCCTTAAAGGAGAAGCAGATAGCCTACATCTGCAGAGAAACCCTGCAG ggctTGTACCACCTGCACGAAACAAGTAAAATGCATAGAGACATAAAG gGAGCAAATATCCTTATCACAGAACGTGGAGATGTCAAACTGG CCGATTTTGGAGTTGCTGCAGAGATCAGTGCTTCTGTGGCCAAGAGGAAGTCTTTTATAGGAACTCCCTACTG GATGGCACCGGAGGTGGCAGCAGTGGAGAAAAAGGGCGGGTACAACCATCTGTGTGACATCTGGGCGGTGGGCATCACGGCCATCGAGCTGGCAGAGCTCCAGCCGCCCATGTTTGACCTCCACCCTATGAG AGCCTTGATGTTAATGTCGAAAAGCAGCTTCCAGCCACCCAGGCTCAAGGACAAGACCAAGTG gtCTGCGGGGTTCCAGAGCTTTGTGAAGATGTCCCTCATTAAGAACCCCAGGAAGAGACCGTCGTCCGAGACTTTACTGCAG CATCCGTTTGTGACCCAGCTACTGACTCGTAACCTGATCATTGAGCTGCTGGACATGGCCAACAACCCGGACCTCCACTCCACACACGGCATGGATGATAACGACATGGAG AATGTAGAAGCTGCTCCTGATAAGATCCAGTCTGCAGGGAAACACCTGCCCGTGGAGAGGACTCTGTCTGAAGAGCAGT TTGACCAAATGAAGTTTGGGCCCCCGTTGAGGAAAGTCACAGAGCCTTATCCTGATATG CAAAGCTCGTATGAAGACGATTGGGACCTCTCAGAAGATGAAACTGAATCACC GAGCCTGTTAGAATGTGTGGAGGAAGCTCTGCAGCTGAG GAGCTTAACCATCAAAAGAGTGCCATCTACTGAC GGGGGTAAAGGTGGGAGGAAGAGTGGGTTGTTCAGCCCTTCCACAGCCTCCCTGCCTGCCATCGGCTCCTTCTGTCCCACCCTGGAGGACAAGGACCTCACCCTCCGCCCCAGCTCCACCCTGGGGCCCGACTCCACACCCAACAACTCCATGTCAG TCTTGGCCAGGTGTTCTGCTACCCAGGACATCAGCAGACAGTGGTGCAGTGACCCCAGTGTTTCTGAGGGGAGCGCCGTGCAGGCGGAGAAGAAGACAGGGGGAGTGGCCTCTCCGAGCAgggaaacctctctctctccagagtggAGCACACTGAGGAGAAAGACCGAGGACTCT AGAGCTGATTGTCATGGACTCCCTCCTACCCCTCAAGTCCAT ATGGGTGCCTGTTTCTCCAAAGTCTTCAATGGTTGCCCTCTGAAGATCCACTGCGCTGTGACCTGGATCCTCCCGAAAACCAGAG ATCAGTACCTTATTCTGGGTGCAGAGGAGGGTGTATATACTCTCAACCTCAACGAGCTCCACGAGGACACTCTGGAGAAG TTGCTCCCGCAGAGATGTGCCTGGCTGTATGTCATGAACAACGTTTTGATGTCCGTATCAG GGAAGTCTTCCCAGCTGTACTCCCACAGTCTGATGTCTCTGTTTGAACAGAGAGGTCACAAGCAGCAGAAACAGAGTCACCTGTCCCTCAGTACCAACCGCCTCACTGAGAGGATCAACCCCAg GAAATATGCTGTAACTGTGAAGATACCAGACACTAAAAGCTGTCGAAGATGCAGTGTGG cAAGGAACCCATACACAGACAGCACGTTCCTGTGTGGGGCTGTACCATCAGGTCTGGTTCTACTCTTGTGGTATGACCCCATGCAGAAATTTATGCAGCTCAAG catATAGACATACGTCTACCAGATCAACTCCCTATCTTTGAGCTTCTGGTGTTAGTGACAGATGAGTTTCCACagttgtgtgttggtgtgagagactGCACTGCAGAGAAAGGGAAACCGCCAACCAACCAGCAACTGAAGTTTGATATCGTAGAGTTGAACGGCACACCAAACTCTTCACCAG AGAGTATGCCTGTCGGAGCCGGACCGGGAGCCGTGCAGGCGACACAGCTGGACAGAGACACGGTTCTCATTGCACTGGAGA AGACTGTGAAGATTGTCACCCTGCAAGGACTTCCTTCCAAGGAGCTGGCTTTTGAACTGGTCTTTGACTTCCCCATTGAAACACTAA TTTGTTTACAGGACAGTGTTCTGGCTTTCTGGAAGCATGGTCTTAAAGGGAGGAGTCTTCACACAAATGAG GTCACGCAGGAGATTACAGACGAAAGCAGAGTATTCCGGGTCTTGGGGACGAACAG GGATATTGTCCTTCAGAGTACCCCCACAGAGGACCCATCAGCAACGAGCAACCTCTATATCCTGACTGGCCATGAAAGCAGCTACTAA
- the LOC118369146 gene encoding mitogen-activated protein kinase kinase kinase kinase 2-like isoform X3, whose product MSAGMDTTIGVSFLDPLNDYELIHRIGSGTYGDVFKARNIKSSAMAAIKIVKLDPGDDITSIQQEITMMKECKHKNIVAYFGSYHRNTKLWICMEYCGGGSLQDIYHVTGPLKEKQIAYICRETLQGLYHLHETSKMHRDIKGANILITERGDVKLADFGVAAEISASVAKRKSFIGTPYWMAPEVAAVEKKGGYNHLCDIWAVGITAIELAELQPPMFDLHPMRALMLMSKSSFQPPRLKDKTKWSAGFQSFVKMSLIKNPRKRPSSETLLQHPFVTQLLTRNLIIELLDMANNPDLHSTHGMDDNDMENVEAAPDKIQSAGKHLPVERTLSEEQFDQMKFGPPLRKVTEPYPDMQSSYEDDWDLSEDETESPSLTIKRVPSTDGGKGGRKSGLFSPSTASLPAIGSFCPTLEDKDLTLRPSSTLGPDSTPNNSMSVLARCSATQDISRQWCSDPSVSEGSAVQAEKKTGGVASPSRETSLSPEWSTLRRKTEDSRADCHGLPPTPQVHMGACFSKVFNGCPLKIHCAVTWILPKTRDQYLILGAEEGVYTLNLNELHEDTLEKLLPQRCAWLYVMNNVLMSVSGKSSQLYSHSLMSLFEQRGHKQQKQSHLSLSTNRLTERINPSRKYAVTVKIPDTKSCRRCSVARNPYTDSTFLCGAVPSGLVLLLWYDPMQKFMQLKHIDIRLPDQLPIFELLVLVTDEFPQLCVGVRDCTAEKGKPPTNQQLKFDIVELNGTPNSSPESMPVGAGPGAVQATQLDRDTVLIALEKTVKIVTLQGLPSKELAFELVFDFPIETLICLQDSVLAFWKHGLKGRSLHTNEVTQEITDESRVFRVLGTNRDIVLQSTPTEDPSATSNLYILTGHESSY is encoded by the exons ATGTCTGCAGGCATGGATACTACTATTGGAGTCTCGTTTTTGGACCCGTTGAATGATTACGAGTTAATTCATCGTATTGGGAGTGGCACGTACGGAGATGTGTTCAAG GCTCGCAACATCAAGAGTTCGGCAATGGCAGCCATCAAAATAGTCAAACTGGATCCTG GTGATGACATCACATCCATCCAGCAGGAGATCACTATGATGAAGGAATGCAAGCACAAGAACATTGTGGCCTATTTCGGCAGCTATCACAG AAACACTAAATTGTGGATATGTATGGAGTACTGTGGAGGGGGGTCGTTACAAGACATTTACCACG TGACTGGGCCCTTAAAGGAGAAGCAGATAGCCTACATCTGCAGAGAAACCCTGCAG ggctTGTACCACCTGCACGAAACAAGTAAAATGCATAGAGACATAAAG gGAGCAAATATCCTTATCACAGAACGTGGAGATGTCAAACTGG CCGATTTTGGAGTTGCTGCAGAGATCAGTGCTTCTGTGGCCAAGAGGAAGTCTTTTATAGGAACTCCCTACTG GATGGCACCGGAGGTGGCAGCAGTGGAGAAAAAGGGCGGGTACAACCATCTGTGTGACATCTGGGCGGTGGGCATCACGGCCATCGAGCTGGCAGAGCTCCAGCCGCCCATGTTTGACCTCCACCCTATGAG AGCCTTGATGTTAATGTCGAAAAGCAGCTTCCAGCCACCCAGGCTCAAGGACAAGACCAAGTG gtCTGCGGGGTTCCAGAGCTTTGTGAAGATGTCCCTCATTAAGAACCCCAGGAAGAGACCGTCGTCCGAGACTTTACTGCAG CATCCGTTTGTGACCCAGCTACTGACTCGTAACCTGATCATTGAGCTGCTGGACATGGCCAACAACCCGGACCTCCACTCCACACACGGCATGGATGATAACGACATGGAG AATGTAGAAGCTGCTCCTGATAAGATCCAGTCTGCAGGGAAACACCTGCCCGTGGAGAGGACTCTGTCTGAAGAGCAGT TTGACCAAATGAAGTTTGGGCCCCCGTTGAGGAAAGTCACAGAGCCTTATCCTGATATG CAAAGCTCGTATGAAGACGATTGGGACCTCTCAGAAGATGAAACTGAATCACC GAGCTTAACCATCAAAAGAGTGCCATCTACTGAC GGGGGTAAAGGTGGGAGGAAGAGTGGGTTGTTCAGCCCTTCCACAGCCTCCCTGCCTGCCATCGGCTCCTTCTGTCCCACCCTGGAGGACAAGGACCTCACCCTCCGCCCCAGCTCCACCCTGGGGCCCGACTCCACACCCAACAACTCCATGTCAG TCTTGGCCAGGTGTTCTGCTACCCAGGACATCAGCAGACAGTGGTGCAGTGACCCCAGTGTTTCTGAGGGGAGCGCCGTGCAGGCGGAGAAGAAGACAGGGGGAGTGGCCTCTCCGAGCAgggaaacctctctctctccagagtggAGCACACTGAGGAGAAAGACCGAGGACTCT AGAGCTGATTGTCATGGACTCCCTCCTACCCCTCAAGTCCAT ATGGGTGCCTGTTTCTCCAAAGTCTTCAATGGTTGCCCTCTGAAGATCCACTGCGCTGTGACCTGGATCCTCCCGAAAACCAGAG ATCAGTACCTTATTCTGGGTGCAGAGGAGGGTGTATATACTCTCAACCTCAACGAGCTCCACGAGGACACTCTGGAGAAG TTGCTCCCGCAGAGATGTGCCTGGCTGTATGTCATGAACAACGTTTTGATGTCCGTATCAG GGAAGTCTTCCCAGCTGTACTCCCACAGTCTGATGTCTCTGTTTGAACAGAGAGGTCACAAGCAGCAGAAACAGAGTCACCTGTCCCTCAGTACCAACCGCCTCACTGAGAGGATCAACCCCAg CAGGAAATATGCTGTAACTGTGAAGATACCAGACACTAAAAGCTGTCGAAGATGCAGTGTGG cAAGGAACCCATACACAGACAGCACGTTCCTGTGTGGGGCTGTACCATCAGGTCTGGTTCTACTCTTGTGGTATGACCCCATGCAGAAATTTATGCAGCTCAAG catATAGACATACGTCTACCAGATCAACTCCCTATCTTTGAGCTTCTGGTGTTAGTGACAGATGAGTTTCCACagttgtgtgttggtgtgagagactGCACTGCAGAGAAAGGGAAACCGCCAACCAACCAGCAACTGAAGTTTGATATCGTAGAGTTGAACGGCACACCAAACTCTTCACCAG AGAGTATGCCTGTCGGAGCCGGACCGGGAGCCGTGCAGGCGACACAGCTGGACAGAGACACGGTTCTCATTGCACTGGAGA AGACTGTGAAGATTGTCACCCTGCAAGGACTTCCTTCCAAGGAGCTGGCTTTTGAACTGGTCTTTGACTTCCCCATTGAAACACTAA TTTGTTTACAGGACAGTGTTCTGGCTTTCTGGAAGCATGGTCTTAAAGGGAGGAGTCTTCACACAAATGAG GTCACGCAGGAGATTACAGACGAAAGCAGAGTATTCCGGGTCTTGGGGACGAACAG GGATATTGTCCTTCAGAGTACCCCCACAGAGGACCCATCAGCAACGAGCAACCTCTATATCCTGACTGGCCATGAAAGCAGCTACTAA
- the LOC118369146 gene encoding mitogen-activated protein kinase kinase kinase kinase 2-like isoform X4 produces MSAGMDTTIGVSFLDPLNDYELIHRIGSGTYGDVFKARNIKSSAMAAIKIVKLDPGDDITSIQQEITMMKECKHKNIVAYFGSYHRNTKLWICMEYCGGGSLQDIYHVTGPLKEKQIAYICRETLQGLYHLHETSKMHRDIKGANILITERGDVKLADFGVAAEISASVAKRKSFIGTPYWMAPEVAAVEKKGGYNHLCDIWAVGITAIELAELQPPMFDLHPMRALMLMSKSSFQPPRLKDKTKWSAGFQSFVKMSLIKNPRKRPSSETLLQHPFVTQLLTRNLIIELLDMANNPDLHSTHGMDDNDMENVEAAPDKIQSAGKHLPVERTLSEEQFDQMKFGPPLRKVTEPYPDMQSSYEDDWDLSEDETESPSLLECVEEALQLRSLTIKRVPSTDGGKGGRKSGLFSPSTASLPAIGSFCPTLEDKDLTLRPSSTLGPDSTPNNSMSVLARCSATQDISRQWCSDPSVSEGSAVQAEKKTGGVASPSRETSLSPEWSTLRRKTEDSMGACFSKVFNGCPLKIHCAVTWILPKTRDQYLILGAEEGVYTLNLNELHEDTLEKLLPQRCAWLYVMNNVLMSVSGKSSQLYSHSLMSLFEQRGHKQQKQSHLSLSTNRLTERINPSRKYAVTVKIPDTKSCRRCSVARNPYTDSTFLCGAVPSGLVLLLWYDPMQKFMQLKHIDIRLPDQLPIFELLVLVTDEFPQLCVGVRDCTAEKGKPPTNQQLKFDIVELNGTPNSSPESMPVGAGPGAVQATQLDRDTVLIALEKTVKIVTLQGLPSKELAFELVFDFPIETLICLQDSVLAFWKHGLKGRSLHTNEVTQEITDESRVFRVLGTNRDIVLQSTPTEDPSATSNLYILTGHESSY; encoded by the exons ATGTCTGCAGGCATGGATACTACTATTGGAGTCTCGTTTTTGGACCCGTTGAATGATTACGAGTTAATTCATCGTATTGGGAGTGGCACGTACGGAGATGTGTTCAAG GCTCGCAACATCAAGAGTTCGGCAATGGCAGCCATCAAAATAGTCAAACTGGATCCTG GTGATGACATCACATCCATCCAGCAGGAGATCACTATGATGAAGGAATGCAAGCACAAGAACATTGTGGCCTATTTCGGCAGCTATCACAG AAACACTAAATTGTGGATATGTATGGAGTACTGTGGAGGGGGGTCGTTACAAGACATTTACCACG TGACTGGGCCCTTAAAGGAGAAGCAGATAGCCTACATCTGCAGAGAAACCCTGCAG ggctTGTACCACCTGCACGAAACAAGTAAAATGCATAGAGACATAAAG gGAGCAAATATCCTTATCACAGAACGTGGAGATGTCAAACTGG CCGATTTTGGAGTTGCTGCAGAGATCAGTGCTTCTGTGGCCAAGAGGAAGTCTTTTATAGGAACTCCCTACTG GATGGCACCGGAGGTGGCAGCAGTGGAGAAAAAGGGCGGGTACAACCATCTGTGTGACATCTGGGCGGTGGGCATCACGGCCATCGAGCTGGCAGAGCTCCAGCCGCCCATGTTTGACCTCCACCCTATGAG AGCCTTGATGTTAATGTCGAAAAGCAGCTTCCAGCCACCCAGGCTCAAGGACAAGACCAAGTG gtCTGCGGGGTTCCAGAGCTTTGTGAAGATGTCCCTCATTAAGAACCCCAGGAAGAGACCGTCGTCCGAGACTTTACTGCAG CATCCGTTTGTGACCCAGCTACTGACTCGTAACCTGATCATTGAGCTGCTGGACATGGCCAACAACCCGGACCTCCACTCCACACACGGCATGGATGATAACGACATGGAG AATGTAGAAGCTGCTCCTGATAAGATCCAGTCTGCAGGGAAACACCTGCCCGTGGAGAGGACTCTGTCTGAAGAGCAGT TTGACCAAATGAAGTTTGGGCCCCCGTTGAGGAAAGTCACAGAGCCTTATCCTGATATG CAAAGCTCGTATGAAGACGATTGGGACCTCTCAGAAGATGAAACTGAATCACC GAGCCTGTTAGAATGTGTGGAGGAAGCTCTGCAGCTGAG GAGCTTAACCATCAAAAGAGTGCCATCTACTGAC GGGGGTAAAGGTGGGAGGAAGAGTGGGTTGTTCAGCCCTTCCACAGCCTCCCTGCCTGCCATCGGCTCCTTCTGTCCCACCCTGGAGGACAAGGACCTCACCCTCCGCCCCAGCTCCACCCTGGGGCCCGACTCCACACCCAACAACTCCATGTCAG TCTTGGCCAGGTGTTCTGCTACCCAGGACATCAGCAGACAGTGGTGCAGTGACCCCAGTGTTTCTGAGGGGAGCGCCGTGCAGGCGGAGAAGAAGACAGGGGGAGTGGCCTCTCCGAGCAgggaaacctctctctctccagagtggAGCACACTGAGGAGAAAGACCGAGGACTCT ATGGGTGCCTGTTTCTCCAAAGTCTTCAATGGTTGCCCTCTGAAGATCCACTGCGCTGTGACCTGGATCCTCCCGAAAACCAGAG ATCAGTACCTTATTCTGGGTGCAGAGGAGGGTGTATATACTCTCAACCTCAACGAGCTCCACGAGGACACTCTGGAGAAG TTGCTCCCGCAGAGATGTGCCTGGCTGTATGTCATGAACAACGTTTTGATGTCCGTATCAG GGAAGTCTTCCCAGCTGTACTCCCACAGTCTGATGTCTCTGTTTGAACAGAGAGGTCACAAGCAGCAGAAACAGAGTCACCTGTCCCTCAGTACCAACCGCCTCACTGAGAGGATCAACCCCAg CAGGAAATATGCTGTAACTGTGAAGATACCAGACACTAAAAGCTGTCGAAGATGCAGTGTGG cAAGGAACCCATACACAGACAGCACGTTCCTGTGTGGGGCTGTACCATCAGGTCTGGTTCTACTCTTGTGGTATGACCCCATGCAGAAATTTATGCAGCTCAAG catATAGACATACGTCTACCAGATCAACTCCCTATCTTTGAGCTTCTGGTGTTAGTGACAGATGAGTTTCCACagttgtgtgttggtgtgagagactGCACTGCAGAGAAAGGGAAACCGCCAACCAACCAGCAACTGAAGTTTGATATCGTAGAGTTGAACGGCACACCAAACTCTTCACCAG AGAGTATGCCTGTCGGAGCCGGACCGGGAGCCGTGCAGGCGACACAGCTGGACAGAGACACGGTTCTCATTGCACTGGAGA AGACTGTGAAGATTGTCACCCTGCAAGGACTTCCTTCCAAGGAGCTGGCTTTTGAACTGGTCTTTGACTTCCCCATTGAAACACTAA TTTGTTTACAGGACAGTGTTCTGGCTTTCTGGAAGCATGGTCTTAAAGGGAGGAGTCTTCACACAAATGAG GTCACGCAGGAGATTACAGACGAAAGCAGAGTATTCCGGGTCTTGGGGACGAACAG GGATATTGTCCTTCAGAGTACCCCCACAGAGGACCCATCAGCAACGAGCAACCTCTATATCCTGACTGGCCATGAAAGCAGCTACTAA